One window from the genome of Podospora pseudocomata strain CBS 415.72m chromosome 6, whole genome shotgun sequence encodes:
- a CDS encoding hypothetical protein (COG:O; EggNog:ENOG503NWMP) translates to MADVEDQQQGGPRTSRSSVRKKRTGKSPKPEPQSQNDWTSASGPRPRPSPHPKRHGDIDIDIDIVESSDDSDDAQASPPKQQQPSRRPSKQRQQLPSPTDSEDSDLPSKPPSRSRHRTAAMRPNSTVPLVDTKAMARRMQHRPSYDDDDDDDEPPIRPSRPASRQTMASRRDQSSRSAHRYRSTPESRRSPRTSMSDSEGETDVTEDSLEEVVIQQPTRRRKPPAVPTAPVPPPAPSMHERLNRRTEEPEIEVVYEDPDPEPDFASTRYEQSVGVGRSRAQSRAPSRAPSRAASVKPDAYRRPRDVSRAPSLDGDRARSKSRTRRPSTRQYESDAYVSRAPSVFRRANTTIEGSHHASSQSFSSKRSMFADPTAANNMQLERQQPKRFTTCVSCRDNKTLVENTAKLKCAHRMCNTCLVRSFELSLRGPQHMPPRCCTAEPIPPKHVDKLLGEDFKAEWNRKYREYTTRSRIYCPEERCGRWFQPDNIRQENGRGQAKCSHCKTKVCCACHGLWHPQYNCPGDENTAQFMPQSKRDTYQTCYQCHHMVELAEGCNHMKCRCGAQFCMLCGGPWKSCACPMTNNSVQAVPRAAADRMRTPMDEPPNPFASAPKYASRVPSPQALRSGFPASYAGTVKPRPSSYEEEPYLARRMEVREEPHHARRMHSFDDAFGHVDEQAEYGGGRAGVNVFDFEEQPRRRIEARSRGASFGNGDFRAGRAATVVAPSPPQTHVPMAPPPPRSAFEPPSRPAFDRVPSRAAPRADYASEAYAQRAARYASPERYEEFAAENYTADRRRPYSPERRQTFPTARRPRSLDRHHPFAQERREESPDGWQVPTRFPSPERGAPMAMEIPQKPRHMLAPERHMQIPERHMAPHDRHMQLPERHMATPDRYASMSERHAPMPERQQQQMPERHMAMPERQLAHPDDRLRAPSPERRRASSFDKRLADRFNPESRQSPGAYHMGGMGHAVPPAPMTTIGVGPVGPPGHMGHMGMMSAMVPQGPLSPTRGPPPLSRTASHPAAAMMHGHGGGPSIPVAPVPPPAISHMPRRHTMEEDMYVSGRHPGGPTPEWFGPPGMGMGLHEWDPSGGSARAPHIRRRATQAHREHNKTEAKPSMQAGLSGSGRGLHRVSEWVNYIEPGPPEDTMGGGGPATIVG, encoded by the exons ATGGCCGACGTCGAAGACCAGCAACAGGGCGGGCCTAGGACTTCGCGAAGCAGTGTGCGGAAGAAGCGCACAGGAAAATCTCCCAAGCCGGAGCCCCAGTCCCAAAACGATTGGACATCAGCCAGTGGGCCACGACCCCGTCCGTCGCCTCACCCGAAACGTCATGGGGATATAGACATAGACATAGACATTGTCGAGTCCTCTGACGACTCAGACGACGCCCAAGCGTCGCctcccaagcagcagcaaccatcTCGACGTCCTTCGAAGCAGCGTCAACAGCTCCCGAGTCCCACCGACTCCGAGGACTCCGACCTCCCGTCCAAGCCGCCGTCCCGTTCTCGACATCGGACTGCTGCCATGCGGCCCAACTCCACCGTGCCCTTGGTCGACACCAAGGCCATGGCCCGCCGTATGCAACATCGCCCTTCatatgacgacgacgacgatgatgatgagccgCCTATACGTCCATCGCGGCCAGCAAGCCGTCAGACGATGGCATCTCGTCGCGACCAGAGTTCTCGCTCCGCTCACCGCTACAGGTCCACTCCTGAATCTAGGCGCTCACCCCGCACTTCCATGTCCGATTCTGAGGGCGAAACTGACGTGACCGAGGATTCTTTGGAGGAAGTGGTTATTCAACAGCCTACCCGGAGAAGGAAGCCTCCGGCTGTTCCCACCGCCCCGGTACCCCCTCCCGCACCGTCCATGCATGAGCGCCTCAACCGGCGCACAGAGGAGCCCGAAATTGAGGTCGTCTATGAGGATCCAGATCCGGAGCCGGATTTTGCATCGACAAGGTATGAGCAATCGGTAGGTGTAGGAAGATCGCGAGCTCAATCCCGAGCCCCTTCCCGAGCACCCTCTCGAGCTGCGTCGGTGAAGCCGGATGCCTATCGTCGTCCGAGAGACGTTTCTCGTGCTCCGAGTCTCGATGGCGACCGGGCACGGTCCAAATCCCGAACCAGAAG ACCGTCGACCAGGCAGTATGAGTCAGACGCTTATGTGTCGAGGGCCCCTTCAGTGTTCAGAAgagccaacaccaccatagAAGGGTCACACCATGCGTCGTCACAGAGCTTCAGCTCCAAGCGGTCCATGTTTGCCGATCCGACAGCTGCCAATAACATGCAGTTGGAGAGGCAACAACCCAAGAGGTTTACCACTTGTGTCTCATGCAGAGACAACAAGACTCTGGTCGAGAACACAGCCAAGCTCAAGTGCGCACATCGCATGTGCAACACTTGCCTGGTGCGCAGCTTTGAGCTGTCTCTCCGAGGCCCACAGCATATGCCCCCTCGATGTTGTACCGCAGAGCCCATCCCACCAAAGCACGTCGACAAACTGCTGGGTGAAGATTTCAAAGCCGAGTGGAACCGAAAATACCGTGAGTATACGACCAGAAGCCGCATATATTGTCCAGAGGAACGGTGTGGCAGGTGGTTCCAGCCCGACAACATTCGTCAGGAGAACGGGCGTGGGCAGGCAAAATGCAGTCACTGCAAAACAAAAGTCTGCTGTGCTTGCCATGGACTGTGGCATCCGCAGTACAATTGCCCAGGCGATGAGAACACAGCACAGTTCATGCCGCAATCCAAGCGAGATACATACCAGACCTGTTATCAGTGCCATCACATGGTCGAACTCGCTGAAGGCTGCAACCATATGAAGTG CCGTTGTGGTGCTCAGTTCTGTATGCTCTGCGGCGGTCCGTGGAAATCGTGCGCATGCCCCATGACGAATAACTCGGTCCAAGCTGTACCTCGAGCAGCCGCAGACCGCATGAGGACGCCGATGGACGAACCCCCGAATCCCTTTGCATCTGCGCCGAAGTACGCATCTCGTGTTCCCTCTCCCCAGGCTCTACGGTCGGGATTCCCGGCCTCTTATGCAGGCACTGTAAAGCCTCGCCCATCGAGCTACGAGGAAGAACCATATCTTGCTCGGCGTATGGAAGTCCGTGAAGAACCTCATCATGCTCGCCGGATGCATTCTTTTGATGATGCCTTTGGTCATGTCGATGAGCAGGCCGAGTACGGTGGAGGAAGGGCAGGTGTCAACGTCTTTGACTTTGAAGAACAACCCCGACGACGCATCGAAGCTCGGAGCCGCGGAGCGTCTTTTGGAAACGGTGATTTCCGAGCTGGGAGGGCTGCAACGGTTGTtgcaccatcacctccgcAAACACATGTTCCCATggcgccgccaccgcctcgtTCGGCATTTGAGCCACCCTCACGCCCCGCCTTCGACCGAGTACCATCTCGGGCCGCGCCGCGCGCTGATTATGCCTCCGAGGCCTATGCTCAAAGAGCGGCGCGCTATGCTTCGCCGGAGCGATATGAGGAGTTTGCTGCCGAGAACTACACAGCCGACAGACGGAGACCGTACTCGCCCGAAAGACGACAAACATTCCCTACTGCGAGACGGCCGCGTTCTTTGGATAGACACCATCCATTTGCTCAGGAGCGGCGCGAAGAGTCACCCGATGGTTGGCAAGTCCCGACGCGTTTCCCATCCCCAGAAAGAGGAGCACCCATGGCGATGGAGATTCCGCAGAAGCCACGACACATGCTCGCGCCCGAGAGGCACATGCAGATCCCAGAAAGGCACATGGCACCCCACGATAGACACATGCAGCTTCCTGAACGACACATGGCCACTCCTGACCGCTACGCCTCCATGTCGGAAAGGCACGCCCCGATGCCGGaaagacaacaacagcagatGCCAGAGAGGCACATGGCAATGCCCGAAAGACAGCTGGCTCATCCTGACGATAGACTCCGTGCTCCTTCGCCCGAGAGACGCCGAGCGTCGTCATTCGACAAACGGCTCGCCGATCGTTTCAACCCGGAGAGCAGACAGAGTCCAGGAGCCTACCACATGGGCGGGATGGGCCACGCCGTCCCACCTGCTCCTATGACCACCATCGGAGTTGGCCCTGTCGGACCGCCCGGACACATGGGACACATGGGCATGATGAGTGCGATGGTGCCCCAGGGGCCGCTGAGTCCTACAAGAGGACCACCGCCTCTTTCTCGCACCGCATCGCAcccggcagcagcaatgATGCACGGACACGGAGGTGGTCCATCAATTCCGGTCGCTCCGGTGCCGCCACCGGCTATTTCGCATATGCCTCGCAGGCACACCATGGAGGAGGACATGTACGTCTCCGGCCGTCATCCAGGAGGACCGACACCTGAATGGTTTGGTCCCCcgggcatgggcatgggaCTGCATGAGTGGGATCCCAGCGGGGGTTCTGCCCGTGCTCCTCACATCCGAAGACGGGCCACGCAAGCTCACCGGGAGCACAACAAGACTGAGGCCAAGCCCTCGATGCAGGCTGGCCTGAGCGGATCTGGGAGAGGCTTGCATCGGGTGTCGGAGTGGGTGAATTATATTGAACCTGGCCCGCCTGAGGATAcaatgggaggaggtggcccTGCGACGATTGTGGGATAG
- the XAN1 gene encoding Alpha-ketoglutarate-dependent xanthine dioxygenase xan-1 (COG:E; EggNog:ENOG503NVW9) — translation MPSATGPVVQPLTPPEGSKINFGATITGIDIENLTDSDFALIRDALFTHQVVIFKSQSHVSPRAQYELTNRFDPLATSYGHGKTVDAKRSILHPDLKTIPHQPQVQVIGNGFVSSYEGLQNITLRHPHHKTFHATSIPEADDLTHTRFYRWHIDAALYGLAPPIVTTLLAVKVPSGRRQICRYDDGTGDELSVPLGTTAFVSSCTSYDILSPKDQAFCRSTRVEYAPHPYIWMSGAKSRSDGLGMVSQGKEIPLGDLPPIEQDKIQILPMCWKNPVTGKLALQVHPSAIRKLHLADGTVIEDLAEVREIVHRLQRPGIAPEYVYAHDWEEGDFVLFHNRGVLHSVVGAFAEEEVRLFRQCNVAASEFPLGPDDE, via the exons ATGCCTTCAGCCACCGGCCCCGTTGTCCAACCTCTCACGCCTCCCGAGGGCTCCAAGATCAACTTCGgagccaccatcaccggcatTGACATTGAGAACCTCACTG ACTCCGACTTTGCCCTCATCCGTGacgccctcttcacccacCAAGTCGTAATCTTcaaatcccaatcccacGTCTCCCCACGCGCCCAATACGAGCTCACCAACCGCTTCGATCCCCTCGCAACCTCTTATGGTCATGGCAAAACAGTAGACGCCAAACGctccatcctccaccccgaccTCAAAACAAtcccccaccagccccaAGTCCAAGTCATCGGCAACGGCTTTGTGTCTTCCTACGAAGGCCTTCAAAACATcaccctccgccacccccaccacaaaaCCTTCCACgccacctccatccccgaAGCCGACGACCTCACACACACGAGGTTCTACAGATGGCACATCGATGCCGCCCTCTACGGCCTCGCCCCACCCATCGTGACCACCCTCCTGGCAGTCAAAGTCCCCTCTGGCCGCAGGCAAATCTGCCGTTACGACGACGGAACAGGGGATGAGCTCTCCGTCCCCTTGGGAACCACAGCTTTTGTCTCGTCATGCACCTCCTACgacatcctctcccccaaagACCAAGCCTTTTGTCGTTCCACCCGCGTGGAATACGCCCCCCACCCCTACATCTGGATGTCAGGCGCCAAATCCCGCTCTGACGGACTGGGTATGGTCTCCCAAGGCAAAGAGATACCTCTCGGGGACCTTCCCCCTATTGAACAAGACAAGATCCAGATTTTGCCCATGTGCTGGAAGAATCCTGTCACGGGAAAGCTAGCGCTGCAGGTGCACCCTTCTGCGATTAGAAAGTTGCACTTGGCTGATGGGACGGTGATTGAGGATTTGgcggaggtgagggagattgtGCATAGGCTGCAGAGGCCGGGGATTGCACCCGAGTATGTCTACGCGCatgactgggaggagggggattttgTGCTTTTCCACAACAGGGGGGTGTTGCATAGTGTTGTGGGCGCgtttgccgaggaggaggtgaggttgttTAGGCAGTGCAATGTTGCGGCGAGTGAGTTTCCTTTAGGGCCTGATGATGAGTAG